The segment AAATGTGATGGAATGGTTAATAGATGACATTAAGGTATTTTTCCGCAATTTATCTCCAATATTAGCCTAAACATTTTTAACATAGTTACAGGGAGCGCCTAAAAAAAACACCTTTCACCTACATACTCGATTCCAGTTCACTAAGTATTCTCCGCCAAGCTCCAAAGTTTTCTCATAACTGAAGTTTTTTCTAACGTATTTGTATGCGTTTGTGCTTACTTTTTCTAGGAGTTCGGATTTGTTTAATAATTCGATTATTTTTTCCTGCTATGTGCTTTAGATCGTTAGATTTTAGCAAAAAGCCAGTTTTATCATCAT is part of the Candidatus Methanomethylicota archaeon genome and harbors:
- a CDS encoding glycosyltransferase — protein: MLEAMACGTLVLATPVGAILDIINDDKTGFLLKSNDLKHIAGKNNRIIKQIRTPRKSKHKRIQIR